A genomic window from Brevibacillus agri includes:
- a CDS encoding DegT/DnrJ/EryC1/StrS family aminotransferase produces the protein MGEHSRIFLSPPHMGTEELELLASAFASNWIAPLGEHVDAFEQELARYVGVKGALAVSSGTAALHLGLRLAGVGPGDTVFCSSLTFVASANPILYLGATPVFIDSEEATWNMSPVALERALREAARQEKLPKAVVIVHLYGQSADMGPLLALCEEYKVTVVEDAAESLGADYKGRMSGSLGHFAAFSFNGNKIITTSGGGMLVSDDREALERARFWATQARERVRHYEHEQMGYNYRLSNLLAAVGRGQLRVLEERIAARRRVCQRYEAKLRQLPGIAFMPEAPTGRATRWLTALTVDPQQAEVTAGQLIDALERANIEARPVWKPMHRQPLFAGCRYYPHLPEQSVSDELYARGVCLPSGSSLSEQQQERVIAAIRQCLSGRGRAKELGHVQL, from the coding sequence ATGGGGGAACACTCACGCATTTTTTTGTCGCCGCCGCACATGGGGACAGAGGAACTGGAGCTGCTCGCCAGTGCGTTTGCGTCCAACTGGATTGCGCCGCTGGGGGAACACGTCGATGCATTTGAGCAGGAGCTGGCCCGCTATGTCGGCGTGAAGGGGGCGCTTGCCGTCTCTTCCGGCACGGCGGCGCTCCATCTCGGGCTGAGGCTTGCGGGAGTAGGGCCGGGTGATACCGTTTTTTGCTCCAGCCTGACGTTTGTGGCGAGCGCCAACCCGATTTTGTACCTGGGGGCGACTCCGGTCTTCATCGATTCCGAGGAAGCGACCTGGAACATGTCGCCAGTCGCGTTGGAGCGGGCGTTGCGGGAAGCCGCCCGACAGGAGAAGCTGCCCAAAGCGGTCGTGATCGTCCATTTGTACGGGCAAAGCGCCGACATGGGCCCGCTGCTTGCGCTGTGCGAAGAGTACAAGGTGACGGTCGTGGAGGATGCGGCGGAATCGCTCGGGGCCGATTACAAAGGGCGAATGAGCGGCTCGCTCGGGCATTTTGCTGCGTTTTCGTTCAACGGGAACAAAATCATTACGACCTCCGGCGGGGGGATGCTCGTCTCGGATGATCGTGAAGCGTTGGAGCGGGCGCGTTTTTGGGCGACGCAGGCTCGCGAGCGGGTCCGCCACTACGAGCATGAGCAGATGGGCTACAACTATCGCTTGAGCAATTTGCTCGCGGCAGTCGGCAGAGGGCAACTGCGGGTGCTGGAGGAGCGCATTGCGGCACGGCGGCGCGTCTGCCAGCGCTATGAAGCAAAGCTACGGCAGCTTCCCGGCATCGCGTTCATGCCGGAGGCTCCGACAGGGCGGGCGACGCGCTGGCTGACGGCGCTGACGGTAGATCCGCAGCAGGCAGAGGTTACGGCGGGGCAACTGATCGACGCGTTGGAGCGGGCAAACATCGAGGCGCGCCCGGTCTGGAAGCCGATGCACCGCCAGCCGTTGTTTGCCGGGTGCCGCTATTACCCGCATCTGCCAGAGCAGAGCGTCTCCGATGAGCTGTATGCGCGGGGCGTCTGCCTTCCTTCCGGCTCGAGCCTGAGCGAACAGCAGCAGGAGCGGGTCATCGCGGCTATCAGACAGTGCCTGTCAGGACGAGGACGTGCAAAGGAGCTGGGCCATGTACAGTTATGA